In Acipenser ruthenus unplaced genomic scaffold, fAciRut3.2 maternal haplotype, whole genome shotgun sequence, the sequence TGATAATGCACAGGGCTTCTCAAGAAACAGAAACTAAAAGGCACACCGTGGTAAAATAACACATCCTTGCGAGCAAAAATCTTAATGTGATTACGATCATCACTAAAGGCAAGGTCAATTTGATTTATTAATCAAAAAAGGTACTGTTGTTTTTAGATTTGCAGgttttaatttgtaaattaaGACAATTGTACTCTGATACACTTGGTTCCTGATCACAGTGTTGACTAGACTGACATAACTTCACCCTGTGGACAGTGCctctaataaaaaacacattaattcaATGCTTCAGTCTTGGTTGAATTGCTCAGGCTAGATAGATCCCTCATATCTGAATGGTCTTTCCTAATGTGACCTTAATGTCAGAGCAGAAGACAAATATGCACCAAGGTGTTCAAGGTGTGCATGCCGCAATGAATCTTACcaagcacattaaaaaataagaagATTTGCTCTTAAtgtagaatatgtaattatgttttaTCACATACCGTACTGGTTCCACAGAGAGATCGAACATCAACATACTATAAAACTACACTGAAATAAACAGAGATGAATAATTACCCAACGATTTTCTGAGCTGCTAACATCAAAGGTGTCTGTCCATTTATATCTGGCATATCTACATCCTGCAGACATATAAAATGCAACCATTTATACACAATAAGACATAAGATTATTTACATATGGAAATCTGgattgtaatatttattaaattaattacaaaaaacaaataaacaaacaaaaaaacctttacTGATATTTTTACTCAACAATAATTCAGCAATAAACTCTTCATAACAAATTCCTACCTGCCCTTTTGCAAGAAGATAAGCTATAATGGGCATGTGCTGGAACAGGACTGCCAGGTGAATACTGCTAAACCCTTCTCCATCTACCAGTGCAAGGTCTGCTCTGTATTTCAACAGCACGACCACTGTGGATAAATGACCCTGCCTAAAgaaaaaacatgcattaaaaCCAAAGAGCAAAACAGTACCAGGAATGGATCTGATTCGCTGGACAGCTCATTGTTAATTGCTGATCGGACAGCTATCCTCACATGTCAATGTTTGCTAAAGATGTTGTGTGTTAACAATGCCCTATTTCATTGAAATGATTGGATCATTAAGTAGAAGGGGCCAGCACTACACCTGAATGTTACGGTTACGACAAGCGTCAGAAAAATgattattgcatagcagtttgacccattccaggttttactatgagcttcattagccacactGTATTGGTAACAAGCGTAGGTGTGTCTTTGTAAAAtcagagtaaaaccaggaatggttcaaactgctatgcaacatgagtcttgtttccatccctgaggTAGTTTAACAACCTAAAAGCAGACAGAACCAATGGCAATGAGAACCTGAGCAATCCAAAGCAACCCCAAAGGGATGCACAAAAGGAATAATATTTACCTTACAGCCCAGTGAAGAGGAGTTGAATTTAAATCTCCACCCAGCTGGTCTATTATTGCACCTTTGGAAATGTAATACCTGCACAGCAACATGTGTAAGATTAACACAAACgacaaatatatattgtttatttacatttaacaTAACAGATGATttaccaatgaaaaaaaaaagtacataaccAATGTCTTTAAGAAATATCCCAGCACTGTCAAATACCTCATATACTTCTTGATAAATACTTGTTAGATGCAAAGAACAAATGCAATGTTTTAATTCAGATGTATCTGTTTGAAGAACACAGTATTTCCTCCTGCTTTTACTGTACTGCTAGTtagtgtggttaaagaaaagcactTGCTTGGTAAAAAGGCAATGCAACCATGACTTAAAACGCTTACTTGACCAGGTCCACTCTGTTGTTGATAGCTGCCCAGTGAAGGAGAGAAACATTTTCTTTGTCTGGATGTCGGACATCATAACCAGCTTCCACAAGCTCCTTACACCTTTCCAGGGCCccataccttaaaaaaaaacaaaaaaaacaacactgctgtCCACACTACAATCCCACTCAACTGTGTTCTATCAATAAAAGCAAACAGTCTTGGGGTTTTTGTGCAACATTCTGATATCGACACCAAAGACATATTAATCTCACACtaacaacagaaacaaaaagaacTTACTGTGTAGCTTTTATAATGTCCCAGTTGCTTTGGTCATCTATGAACGAAAGGCTTTTGGGTTGTTGTGTGGGGTCATTTGTAAGTTGATCCATTTGTCCAGGATGTCCAAGGAATCCCTGTCTAAGCCCATGTCCATTCCCGTGCCTGTCTCCGTGCCCATGTCCGTGCCCATGTCCATGATGGCAGCACTATTTCAAGTAAATAACTATTAGTACAGTAATTACACAGCCAGGGGTGTAAATATAACAGCTGAGCTATCAGAATCATGATATTGTAAATCACCAGGCACTACACACATAGCAGATAA encodes:
- the LOC131728231 gene encoding putative palmitoyltransferase ZDHHC13, which produces MQWKEDKQCCHHGHGHGHGHGDRHGNGHGLRQGFLGHPGQMDQLTNDPTQQPKSLSFIDDQSNWDIIKATQYGALERCKELVEAGYDVRHPDKENVSLLHWAAINNRVDLVKYYISKGAIIDQLGGDLNSTPLHWAVRQGHLSTVVVLLKYRADLALVDGEGFSSIHLAVLFQHMPIIAYLLAKGQDVDMPDINGQTPLMLAAQKIVGPEPAHFLLKFNASVSAVDKVHKNTPLHWAVMSGNGNAAHFLLEAGADVDAQNAKGETPLDLAHQVRNPALIHMLTQVKHERSNANMMFFRR